From Astyanax mexicanus isolate ESR-SI-001 chromosome 11, AstMex3_surface, whole genome shotgun sequence, the proteins below share one genomic window:
- the arglu1a gene encoding arginine and glutamate-rich protein 1-A translates to MGRSRSRSSSRSKRSKSGKRSKKRERSGGAGSSRSRSHSRDRERSKKRSRSREGKRNRRKESRSRSRSRSKSNNAAAAAATSRRDRERERSSPPERVDMFGRTVSKRAAVDEKQRKEEEERRMEMERQRRIRQQEIEERLIEEETARRVEEMVARRVEEELEKRRDEIEHEVLRRVEEAKRIMEAQLLQELERQRQAELSAQKAREEEEKSKREELEKILEENNRKIADAQAKLAEDQLRIVEEQRKIHEERMKLEQERQKQQKEEQKMILGKGKSRPRLSFSLKATD, encoded by the exons ATGGGGCGCTCGCGAAGCCGCAGCTCGTCCCGGTCCAAGCGCTCCAAGAGCGGCAAGCGCAGCAAGAAGCGCGAGCGGAGCGGCGGGGCGGGGAGCTCCCGGTCCCGGTCTCACTCCCGAGACCGCGAGCGCAGCAAGAAACGCTCCCGCTCCCGGGAAGGGAAGCGCAACCGCCGCAAAGAGTCGCGCTCACGGTCCCGATCCCGGTCCAAGTCCAACAACGCGGCGGCAGCAGCGGCGACCTCGCGCAGGGACCGAGAGCGGGAGCGGAGCTCTCCACCGGAGAGAGTGGACATGTTCGGGCGGACCGTCAGTAAGCGCGCCGCGGTGGATGAGAAGCAgcggaaggaggaggaggagaggagaatggagatggagagacagaggcggat CCGTCAGCAGGAGATCGAGGAGCGGTTGATTGAGGAGGAGACGGCGCGGCGGGTGGAGGAGATGGTGGCCCGGCGAGTGGAAGAGGAACTGGAAAAGCGGCGAGACGAGATCGAGCATGAGGTGCTGCGCCGCGTGGAGGAGGCAAAACGCATAATGGAGGCGCAGCTGCTGCAGGAGCTGGAGAGGCAGAGGCAGGCTGAGCTCAGCGCTCAGAAAGCCCGCGAG GAAGAAGAAAAATCCAAAAGGGAGGAACTGGAGAAAATTTTGGAAGAAAACAACAGAAAGATTGCTGATGCTCAGGCTAAACTG gcTGAGGATCAGCTGCGTATAGTGGAGGAGCAGCGCAAGATCCATGAGGAGCGAATGAAACTCGAGCAGGAGAGGCAGAAACAGCAAAAGGAAGAGCAGAAGATGATTTTGGGGAAGGGCAAGTCCCGACCCcgcctctccttctctctcaaaGCAACGGACTGA